A genome region from Hymenobacter tibetensis includes the following:
- a CDS encoding glycosyltransferase family 4 protein: MPTGGIESHLREFCLNLAESGAAVDLVIRNSAMLPETEDFFRRICNRVYLGRPNSSLGQLIWLSWIGLKRLTKRYDALYTNGQGNSVNLFARLLPRRRRWVHHHHTAGDAADQATWPAGYRNALRNADSIIACSSRNAKDMQQTLDRRVLSIPCFSREIASAHPEPGPTLRFGYYGRLIKEKGIDLLCQLSADPEVKGVEFHIWGEGETYSPEFFTRYPNLRYHGPFSGKEALQGVLTQLDAYLLLSTHPEGLPIALLEVMSAGLPWLATDRGGVPDIACDPMATRVIPTTASYEEVKNAVLTLATDIQTGRVSRSAQKALYAETFSAKVLVKRWRETLGIGPTAS; the protein is encoded by the coding sequence ATGCCAACGGGTGGTATTGAGAGCCACCTCCGGGAGTTCTGCTTGAATCTGGCTGAATCGGGAGCCGCAGTTGATTTGGTTATCCGCAATTCTGCAATGCTTCCGGAAACGGAAGATTTTTTCCGGCGCATCTGCAACCGAGTGTACCTAGGGCGGCCGAATAGTTCGCTTGGGCAATTGATTTGGCTTTCCTGGATCGGGCTAAAACGACTTACCAAGCGCTACGATGCGCTGTACACCAATGGCCAAGGCAACAGCGTCAACCTGTTTGCGCGGTTGCTGCCGCGCCGCCGCCGTTGGGTACACCACCACCATACCGCCGGTGATGCCGCCGACCAAGCCACTTGGCCAGCAGGCTACCGCAATGCCTTGCGCAACGCTGATTCCATTATTGCTTGCTCGAGCCGCAACGCCAAGGACATGCAGCAAACCTTGGACCGCCGGGTGCTTAGCATTCCATGCTTCTCACGGGAAATAGCAAGCGCCCACCCCGAGCCTGGTCCTACGTTGCGCTTCGGCTATTACGGCCGCTTGATTAAGGAGAAAGGCATTGATCTGCTGTGCCAGCTTAGCGCCGACCCCGAGGTTAAGGGTGTTGAGTTTCACATTTGGGGCGAAGGAGAAACGTATTCTCCTGAATTCTTCACGCGTTACCCCAATCTTCGGTACCACGGCCCTTTCTCTGGCAAAGAGGCACTGCAAGGCGTCTTAACCCAACTCGATGCCTACCTGCTGCTCTCCACCCATCCGGAAGGGTTACCTATCGCGCTGCTAGAAGTGATGAGCGCCGGCTTGCCGTGGCTGGCCACCGACCGTGGAGGCGTACCAGACATTGCCTGCGACCCCATGGCTACACGGGTTATTCCTACCACTGCTTCTTACGAGGAAGTGAAAAATGCAGTGCTGACTTTGGCTACTGACATTCAGACAGGCCGAGTATCCAGAAGCGCGCAAAAGGCGCTGTACGCCGAGACTTTTTCGGCGAAAGTATTGGTGAAACGCTGGCGCGAAACCTTAGGCATCGGGCCGACAGCTAGCTAA
- a CDS encoding HTTM domain-containing protein: MLKLLTVLRRPFVFDLRALALLRVAVAAVLLTDLVIRSTDLEAHYSNMGVLPLQVLFEHNWNPYEFSLHSSSGLWQVQAVLFLLAGLVAVALLLGYQTRLATAISWVLLVSVQNRNPLISQGGDDLLRMLLFWGFFLPWGRVYSLDARQRPTPPALSYFSVTNVAYVAQLALVYWCTALLKTGAEWTQDGTALYYALSLDQVLMPGGCLIYPYPELLRFLTFSTYYLEMLLPFVLFLPFWVPFWRLVFVGVMFAFHLGISLTLFVGLFFLINMASVLGLLPPVAMDWLERRLVPATQRLRPRVAARLAPWQSRLATWQRPLHVRINSSLELSEGFRRLMRSMRSGLVTGLLVYVCWWNFDNIVDPRWTMREPLRWIGYLVRIDQHWGMFAPSVFKDDGWYILDATTTDGRHLDLNRGGAPTTEAKPASVMQLFKNDRWRKYSENYLFVSNTYMRPYYCNYLLRIWSEDPSHAPLRHLDVVYMKEVSQPNYQPVTPTREVLCGCDAAVPAAPVAVK, encoded by the coding sequence ATGCTCAAACTGCTTACAGTTCTTCGTCGCCCTTTCGTTTTCGATTTACGTGCGTTGGCCTTGTTGCGGGTAGCAGTGGCAGCAGTGCTACTCACCGACCTCGTTATCCGAAGCACTGATTTGGAGGCGCACTATTCCAACATGGGGGTGCTACCACTGCAAGTACTGTTTGAGCACAACTGGAATCCGTACGAGTTTTCGCTGCACAGCAGCAGTGGCCTGTGGCAGGTGCAAGCGGTGCTTTTCCTGTTGGCAGGCTTGGTGGCCGTAGCTTTGCTACTCGGCTACCAGACCCGCTTGGCTACGGCAATTTCGTGGGTACTGCTGGTGTCCGTGCAAAACCGCAACCCGCTCATTTCGCAGGGCGGCGACGATTTGCTGCGCATGCTCTTGTTCTGGGGCTTCTTTTTGCCTTGGGGCCGGGTGTACTCGCTTGATGCCCGCCAACGCCCTACCCCACCAGCGCTGAGCTATTTCAGTGTCACCAACGTGGCGTATGTAGCGCAACTGGCGCTGGTATATTGGTGCACGGCCCTGCTCAAAACCGGCGCCGAATGGACCCAAGACGGCACAGCCCTCTACTACGCCCTCAGCCTCGACCAGGTGTTGATGCCCGGCGGATGCCTTATTTACCCGTATCCGGAGCTGCTGCGTTTTCTCACGTTCAGCACCTATTACCTGGAAATGCTGCTGCCATTCGTGCTGTTCTTGCCGTTCTGGGTACCGTTCTGGCGGCTGGTGTTTGTGGGCGTCATGTTCGCGTTCCACCTCGGCATTAGCCTCACTTTGTTTGTCGGGCTGTTTTTCCTCATCAATATGGCCTCTGTGTTGGGGCTACTGCCTCCCGTGGCCATGGACTGGCTGGAACGCCGCTTAGTGCCTGCCACCCAACGGCTGCGCCCCCGGGTGGCAGCCCGGCTGGCTCCTTGGCAAAGCCGGTTGGCCACCTGGCAACGGCCGCTCCACGTCCGGATCAACTCTTCGCTGGAGCTTTCCGAAGGCTTCCGCCGCTTGATGCGCAGTATGCGCTCCGGGCTTGTTACGGGCCTGTTGGTGTATGTCTGCTGGTGGAATTTCGACAACATTGTGGACCCGCGTTGGACCATGCGCGAACCGTTGCGCTGGATAGGGTATTTGGTTCGCATTGATCAGCACTGGGGCATGTTTGCGCCGTCGGTGTTCAAAGATGATGGCTGGTACATTCTGGATGCGACCACCACCGACGGCCGCCACCTCGACCTGAACCGCGGGGGGGCGCCTACTACCGAAGCAAAGCCCGCTTCCGTAATGCAGCTCTTCAAAAACGACCGGTGGCGCAAGTACTCGGAAAACTATCTGTTTGTCTCGAACACCTACATGCGTCCCTATTACTGCAACTACCTGTTGCGTATCTGGAGCGAAGATCCGTCGCACGCCCCGCTGCGCCACCTCGATGTTGTCTACATGAAAGAAGTGTCGCAACCCAACTACCAGCCCGTAACGCCTACCCGAGAGGTGCTTTGCGGCTGTGATGCGGCTGTTCCTGCCGCTCCGGTGGCAGTTAAGTAG
- a CDS encoding DUF4126 family protein → MQKHFWQTVGLGTLAGFRSMTAPMLLADNLTKFHPQGLAKSPLRWLQKPWVATGLKFMTAGEMVGDKLPDGPDRTAPPVLAGRLLSGALVGATLYKLNHDSVVKGALLGGAMAVAATYGSLYLRKKSAQESGLPIALVGGFEDALVLGAGLALSKGTALGSPAGRAL, encoded by the coding sequence ATGCAGAAGCACTTCTGGCAAACTGTTGGCTTGGGCACCTTAGCCGGCTTCCGGAGCATGACCGCTCCCATGCTACTAGCTGATAACCTCACCAAATTTCATCCGCAAGGCTTGGCAAAATCACCGTTGCGGTGGCTGCAAAAGCCCTGGGTGGCCACCGGCCTCAAGTTCATGACCGCCGGCGAAATGGTCGGCGACAAGCTGCCCGATGGGCCTGACCGTACGGCGCCGCCGGTACTAGCCGGCCGGTTGCTCTCGGGGGCACTGGTAGGAGCTACCCTCTATAAGCTAAACCACGACAGTGTGGTGAAAGGGGCGCTGCTAGGTGGCGCCATGGCGGTTGCTGCCACGTATGGCAGCTTGTATTTGCGCAAAAAATCAGCCCAAGAATCCGGCCTGCCAATCGCGCTGGTCGGGGGCTTCGAAGATGCACTGGTGCTCGGTGCCGGTTTGGCGTTGTCGAAGGGCACCGCGCTGGGCTCTCCGGCAGGTAGAGCGCTGTAA
- a CDS encoding zinc-binding dehydrogenase has translation MQALVLDGINQVIQYREVPTPQPGPGEVLVQLRAAALNHRDVWIQKGQYAGLKFPIILGADGAGIIAELGEGVNEQLRGQEVLINPGQNWGDNPAAQGREFTILGLPQDGTFAEYVCVPARYVQAKPAHLSFEQAAALPLGGVTAYRALFTRAALQPGERVLISGIGGGVALHALQMAVAVGAEVWVTSSSEEKIEKAVALGAKGGINYKTEKWPSILSKQAGGGFHVIVDSAAGPGFNNLIDAAAPGGRIVFYGATHGDIPQLAARKVFWNQLSLLGSSMGTEQDFSEMVQLLEEHKLVPIIDETFPLSEGETALRRMENGLQFGKLVLSITN, from the coding sequence ATGCAAGCTCTTGTCCTTGACGGCATCAACCAAGTAATTCAGTATCGGGAAGTACCAACACCACAGCCAGGCCCCGGGGAGGTGCTTGTGCAGCTACGTGCCGCTGCCCTCAACCACCGCGACGTCTGGATTCAAAAAGGGCAGTATGCGGGCCTGAAATTTCCTATTATTCTCGGAGCCGATGGCGCTGGCATTATCGCTGAGCTAGGCGAAGGAGTGAACGAGCAGTTACGTGGCCAGGAGGTGCTCATTAATCCCGGCCAGAACTGGGGCGACAATCCTGCTGCGCAGGGCCGTGAGTTCACGATCCTGGGGTTGCCGCAGGACGGTACTTTTGCCGAGTATGTTTGCGTACCCGCGCGCTACGTGCAGGCCAAGCCCGCGCATCTTTCCTTCGAGCAAGCCGCCGCACTCCCGTTGGGTGGCGTAACAGCGTATCGGGCTCTGTTTACAAGGGCCGCACTACAGCCCGGCGAGCGGGTGCTTATTAGTGGAATAGGTGGTGGCGTGGCCTTGCATGCGTTGCAAATGGCGGTAGCGGTGGGCGCCGAAGTGTGGGTGACCTCTAGTTCCGAGGAAAAAATAGAAAAGGCGGTAGCCTTGGGTGCCAAAGGAGGCATCAACTACAAAACTGAAAAATGGCCATCTATCCTGAGCAAGCAAGCCGGCGGTGGATTCCACGTGATAGTAGATAGCGCTGCCGGGCCTGGCTTCAATAACTTAATAGACGCTGCGGCTCCGGGCGGACGCATTGTGTTTTATGGCGCCACACATGGTGATATACCGCAACTAGCCGCCCGCAAAGTGTTCTGGAATCAGCTTTCCTTGCTGGGCTCTAGCATGGGCACCGAGCAAGACTTCAGTGAAATGGTGCAGCTATTAGAAGAGCATAAGCTAGTGCCAATAATAGACGAAACCTTTCCATTATCCGAGGGTGAAACAGCCCTGCGCCGGATGGAAAATGGGCTGCAATTCGGAAAGCTAGTACTGAGTATAACTAACTGA
- a CDS encoding MBL fold metallo-hydrolase yields the protein MLTTANRANTPALQHVAAGLWGLRDVFANLYFVRNLDVIADSWVLIDAGLPGSGQKVQRSAEALFGEKNPPAAILLTHGHFDHVGALPHLLAAWPDVPVYAHSLELPYLTGRSSYPPPDPTVGGGAMAAMSFLYPKKPLDLGSRVQPLPADGTVPNLPGWRWVHTPGHTPGHVSFFRENDHTLVAGDAFVTVLAESGVATFTQKQEVNGPPAYFTPDWQHARYSVALLEGMEPKLAATGHGIPMRGEELRKQLADLVKHFDEKAVPARGRYVGHPATADESGVLSVPPAAPSTIPLWLVGAGLAVAGGIWLARNSHKISGARQSRRAPKQSYSSSTVYRG from the coding sequence ATGCTTACCACCGCTAACCGTGCCAATACGCCCGCGCTGCAACATGTTGCAGCGGGTTTATGGGGCCTGCGCGACGTATTCGCGAACCTGTACTTTGTACGCAACCTCGATGTCATTGCCGACTCCTGGGTGCTGATTGACGCCGGACTTCCCGGTTCGGGCCAGAAGGTGCAGCGCTCTGCCGAAGCACTTTTCGGCGAGAAGAACCCACCGGCTGCCATCTTGCTTACCCACGGCCACTTCGACCACGTAGGCGCGTTGCCGCACCTGCTGGCCGCCTGGCCCGATGTGCCGGTGTACGCGCACTCGCTGGAACTGCCCTATCTCACGGGCCGCTCGTCTTACCCCCCACCTGACCCAACGGTTGGGGGCGGTGCTATGGCCGCCATGTCGTTTCTGTATCCAAAGAAGCCTCTTGACTTAGGCTCCCGCGTGCAGCCCCTACCAGCCGATGGCACCGTGCCGAACCTGCCCGGCTGGCGTTGGGTGCATACGCCTGGCCATACCCCCGGTCACGTTTCGTTTTTTCGCGAAAACGACCACACGCTGGTAGCCGGCGACGCTTTCGTGACGGTGCTGGCCGAGTCGGGAGTAGCTACTTTCACCCAGAAGCAAGAAGTGAACGGCCCACCTGCCTATTTCACCCCCGACTGGCAGCATGCACGCTATTCCGTAGCGCTCCTGGAAGGCATGGAGCCGAAACTAGCAGCTACCGGCCACGGCATCCCAATGCGGGGCGAAGAACTGCGCAAACAGCTCGCCGACCTGGTTAAGCACTTCGACGAGAAAGCGGTGCCAGCTCGCGGCCGGTACGTGGGGCACCCCGCCACCGCCGACGAAAGCGGCGTGCTATCGGTACCGCCGGCGGCCCCGAGCACCATTCCGTTGTGGCTGGTAGGAGCCGGTTTGGCGGTGGCTGGCGGCATTTGGCTGGCACGCAACAGCCATAAGATTTCCGGAGCCCGGCAGTCGCGCCGTGCCCCTAAGCAAAGCTATTCGTCGTCTACGGTTTACAGGGGGTAG
- the rfaD gene encoding ADP-glyceromanno-heptose 6-epimerase, translating to MIVVTGAAGFIASCLVTRLNAANFNDIVVVDNFAVERKLANLKGKHLREYVDRTEFFDWLDTHHEQVEFIFHLGARTDTTEQDRAVLDLLNLNYSKQMWQACCRYQLPLVYASSAATYGSGTLGYSDQDDALLPLYRPLNPYGDSKNDFDNWAINQLEKPFFWAGLKFFNVYGPNEYHKGRMASVILHAFEQIQKTGSMTLFRSHNPDYTDGGQMRDFVYVKDVVEVCYFLMRQRQHSGLYNLGTGEARTFLDLALNTFAALGRTADIQFRDTPEDIRDKYQYFTQADMSKLRSIGYNQPFIALEEGISDYVRNYLVPGAYL from the coding sequence ATGATAGTCGTCACTGGAGCGGCTGGCTTTATTGCCAGCTGTCTTGTCACCCGCCTCAACGCCGCCAATTTCAATGACATCGTGGTGGTGGACAACTTTGCTGTAGAGCGCAAGCTTGCCAATCTCAAAGGAAAACACCTACGCGAATACGTAGACCGGACCGAGTTTTTCGATTGGCTGGATACCCATCATGAGCAAGTAGAGTTCATCTTTCACTTGGGCGCACGCACCGATACTACGGAGCAAGACCGCGCCGTGCTAGATTTGCTGAACCTGAACTACTCCAAGCAGATGTGGCAGGCTTGCTGCCGCTACCAGCTGCCGCTCGTATACGCTTCCTCAGCGGCTACCTATGGCTCGGGCACACTTGGCTACTCCGACCAGGATGATGCCCTGTTGCCGCTCTACCGCCCCCTCAATCCGTACGGCGACTCTAAAAACGACTTCGACAACTGGGCTATCAATCAGTTGGAGAAGCCTTTTTTCTGGGCCGGACTGAAGTTCTTTAATGTGTACGGGCCCAACGAGTACCACAAGGGCCGGATGGCTTCCGTGATTCTCCATGCGTTCGAGCAGATTCAGAAAACGGGCTCCATGACGCTGTTCCGCTCGCACAACCCCGACTATACGGATGGCGGCCAAATGCGAGACTTTGTGTACGTGAAGGACGTGGTGGAGGTGTGCTACTTTCTGATGCGCCAGCGCCAGCACTCAGGCCTCTATAACTTGGGCACGGGGGAAGCGCGTACGTTCCTGGATTTGGCGCTTAACACCTTTGCTGCCCTCGGCCGCACCGCCGACATCCAGTTTCGCGACACTCCTGAAGATATCCGGGACAAGTACCAGTACTTCACGCAGGCCGACATGAGCAAACTGCGGAGCATTGGCTACAACCAGCCTTTCATTGCTCTCGAAGAAGGCATCAGCGACTACGTGCGCAATTATCTTGTGCCAGGAGCTTACCTATAA
- a CDS encoding LbetaH domain-containing protein, which produces MRKINSSFTASSKRMLQRCASAVLLASAGLAGLASCTETLEESVAPSTVGAADSETVEASFSPTQRNRPVLPATASLEKATFIDPTVTITGANSILLGPQIYIGPFARLLADDRKDKDRSTGTPVTAVSLQGNGHDEDIQIRIGKETNLQDNVTVVADANRSGADRAKVAALGIEGVEIGERVILAHGSTVKGPAQIGIEGTNIPVDPDDDQEVFLSFGCEIDGAILEKNTGVSALARVGPGVRLRSGYIVLPGKNVTTQAEADDPGLGKVRLLVEADILFNEGVLEVNIAFAREYSRLFRENPSNVRGINFDPGNTGFNPNRDLPKLAGRPTQIPGYRNRIIGEVSIANSFPDLQHVLGEGISIRADEGEPFVIGRIARMDDNVIFHALEQTPIQAGDNIRYGERSIVHGGGRRPLAGGGDDEPTILEDNVQLKSQAVVFRSLIGRGASVGRKSAVVNTDVAPNTVIPDRVVYVNNALFGPVEW; this is translated from the coding sequence ATGCGAAAGATTAACTCATCATTTACTGCTTCCTCTAAAAGGATGCTGCAACGGTGCGCTAGCGCGGTACTGCTTGCCAGCGCGGGCTTAGCCGGTTTGGCGTCCTGCACCGAAACGCTGGAAGAATCGGTTGCCCCTAGCACTGTGGGTGCTGCCGACTCCGAAACGGTGGAGGCGAGCTTCAGCCCAACACAGCGCAACCGCCCGGTGCTACCCGCCACGGCTTCTTTGGAAAAGGCCACGTTCATTGACCCAACCGTCACCATCACCGGCGCCAATTCCATTCTACTGGGTCCCCAAATCTACATTGGCCCGTTTGCGCGCTTGCTCGCCGACGACAGAAAAGACAAAGACCGTAGCACCGGCACTCCCGTTACTGCGGTGAGCTTGCAAGGCAACGGCCACGACGAGGACATCCAAATCCGGATTGGCAAGGAAACCAACCTGCAAGACAACGTAACCGTGGTTGCCGACGCCAACCGTTCCGGCGCCGACCGTGCCAAAGTAGCTGCGCTGGGCATCGAGGGCGTGGAAATTGGCGAGCGGGTTATTCTGGCTCACGGCTCCACCGTGAAGGGCCCTGCCCAGATTGGCATCGAGGGCACCAACATCCCCGTCGACCCCGACGACGACCAGGAGGTATTCCTTAGCTTTGGCTGCGAAATTGATGGGGCTATTTTAGAGAAGAACACCGGGGTATCGGCGTTGGCCCGTGTGGGTCCGGGGGTGCGGCTGCGCAGTGGCTACATTGTTCTGCCCGGCAAGAACGTAACCACCCAGGCCGAAGCCGATGACCCAGGGCTTGGCAAAGTCCGGCTGCTAGTGGAAGCCGACATCCTATTTAATGAAGGCGTGTTGGAAGTCAATATTGCTTTCGCCCGCGAGTACTCACGCCTTTTCCGCGAAAACCCGTCGAACGTGCGCGGCATCAACTTCGACCCTGGTAACACGGGCTTCAACCCCAACCGCGACCTTCCAAAACTGGCTGGCCGCCCAACCCAGATACCGGGTTACCGCAACCGCATCATCGGTGAGGTGTCCATTGCAAACTCGTTCCCAGACCTTCAGCACGTGCTAGGCGAGGGCATTTCCATCCGAGCTGATGAAGGGGAGCCCTTCGTGATTGGCCGCATTGCCCGCATGGACGACAACGTTATCTTCCACGCCCTAGAGCAAACGCCTATTCAGGCCGGCGACAACATCCGCTACGGCGAACGGTCTATTGTGCACGGCGGTGGCCGGCGCCCCCTAGCTGGTGGCGGCGACGATGAGCCTACCATTCTGGAAGACAATGTGCAGCTCAAAAGCCAGGCAGTGGTGTTCCGCTCGCTCATTGGGCGAGGCGCTAGTGTGGGCCGCAAGTCGGCAGTTGTCAACACCGATGTTGCGCCTAACACTGTAATTCCTGACCGGGTAGTCTACGTCAACAACGCCCTGTTCGGCCCCGTCGAGTGGTAA
- a CDS encoding FAD/NAD(P)-binding protein, translating into MQQRTITILGGGFSGSMLAIQLAQVAGPLNGEVHIVEPRPVLGPGLAYLDRRPEHLLNVRASNISAFPDQPRHFINWLQATGTPVQNDDFCPRQTYGRYMRALTDEVLTHPAANGLTFQWHQQAAIGVTVAPDGHYATVRLADGTTLRSDIVVLALGNFPPPTPAGAAECVSHSGFHNNPWAEGALRAIKPDDEVLLIGSGLTAVDILMGLRADGHRAQITVVSRNKRWPVSHQRHPSYPSFYETELRHLHTVGEVVAAVRRQVRQAATQGIPWRPVFDSLRPHLGAIWSAWPLPEQARFLRHLASLWSVLRHRSPQQNVAALTAMIATGQVHMHSGRVRKIVEAGENLRVETEHKTETTWHTARHVINCTGPLLDYSRIQDPAVAALRTAGHLQIDPLRLGILTDEHGAMLNARGEASNLLFTLGPSRRPAYFESTAVPELRQQAVALAQELGCRWNEKQNVALSGHEAG; encoded by the coding sequence TTGCAGCAGCGCACTATCACAATTTTGGGAGGCGGCTTTTCGGGCTCGATGCTGGCCATTCAGCTGGCGCAGGTAGCAGGGCCGTTGAACGGAGAAGTACACATTGTGGAGCCCCGCCCGGTGCTGGGCCCGGGCCTGGCGTACCTAGACCGCCGGCCCGAGCATTTACTTAATGTGCGGGCGTCAAACATCAGTGCCTTCCCCGATCAGCCCAGGCATTTTATTAACTGGCTACAAGCAACCGGCACTCCCGTCCAAAACGATGATTTTTGTCCGCGCCAAACCTATGGCCGGTATATGAGGGCCCTTACTGATGAGGTTCTAACTCACCCAGCCGCCAATGGCCTAACGTTTCAGTGGCACCAGCAAGCAGCAATAGGCGTGACGGTAGCACCCGACGGCCACTACGCCACTGTGCGCCTTGCCGACGGCACCACACTACGCAGCGACATAGTAGTGCTGGCCTTGGGCAACTTTCCGCCGCCTACGCCAGCCGGTGCGGCGGAGTGTGTTTCTCATTCGGGCTTTCACAACAACCCTTGGGCCGAAGGCGCCCTACGCGCCATTAAGCCCGACGATGAAGTGCTGCTTATTGGCTCAGGACTGACAGCGGTTGACATACTGATGGGCCTGCGCGCCGATGGGCACCGGGCTCAGATTACGGTGGTATCTCGCAACAAGCGCTGGCCAGTTAGCCACCAACGGCACCCTTCGTACCCCAGCTTCTACGAAACCGAGCTGCGCCACCTGCATACAGTGGGCGAAGTGGTAGCGGCGGTGCGGCGGCAGGTCAGACAGGCTGCTACACAAGGCATACCGTGGCGGCCAGTATTCGACTCCCTGCGGCCGCACCTAGGCGCCATATGGTCGGCATGGCCTCTTCCAGAGCAGGCGCGTTTTCTACGGCACTTGGCCTCTCTGTGGTCGGTGCTGCGGCACCGGAGCCCGCAGCAGAATGTAGCAGCACTTACGGCTATGATAGCCACCGGCCAGGTACACATGCACAGTGGCCGCGTCAGGAAGATCGTGGAAGCCGGTGAAAACCTGCGCGTTGAAACCGAGCATAAAACAGAAACTACCTGGCATACCGCCCGGCACGTTATCAACTGCACCGGCCCGCTGCTAGACTACTCCCGAATCCAGGACCCTGCGGTAGCAGCGCTACGCACCGCCGGACATCTGCAAATTGACCCTTTGCGGTTAGGTATTCTTACCGACGAGCATGGTGCTATGCTCAATGCACGTGGAGAGGCCTCCAACTTGCTTTTCACTCTTGGCCCAAGCAGAAGACCAGCGTACTTCGAGTCGACAGCGGTGCCTGAACTACGCCAGCAGGCAGTGGCACTAGCGCAAGAGCTAGGATGCCGCTGGAACGAAAAGCAGAACGTAGCCCTAAGTGGTCATGAAGCTGGTTAG
- a CDS encoding thiol-disulfide oxidoreductase DCC family protein, which translates to MASSAAAAVILFDGVCNLCNGFVQFVIKRDPASYFQFTSLQSEAGRKLLAAHGLPPVLEPETVMLVEHGQVYTHSTAALRIVRRLQAPWAWAYVGMAVPRPLRDWVYRFVARHRYQWFGHQDACMLPTPALKQRFL; encoded by the coding sequence ATGGCTTCTTCTGCCGCTGCCGCCGTTATTTTGTTTGATGGCGTCTGTAACCTGTGCAACGGCTTTGTGCAGTTCGTTATCAAACGCGACCCAGCCAGTTACTTTCAGTTCACGTCGCTGCAGTCAGAAGCCGGCCGCAAGCTGTTGGCAGCTCATGGGTTGCCCCCGGTGCTAGAGCCAGAAACAGTGATGCTAGTTGAGCATGGGCAGGTCTACACGCATTCCACGGCTGCTTTGCGCATCGTGCGGCGGTTGCAGGCACCTTGGGCATGGGCCTATGTAGGCATGGCAGTACCACGTCCGCTCCGCGACTGGGTGTACCGCTTCGTGGCCCGGCACCGCTACCAGTGGTTTGGACACCAAGACGCCTGCATGCTGCCAACGCCTGCCCTCAAACAACGCTTTCTGTAA